Proteins found in one Streptosporangiales bacterium genomic segment:
- a CDS encoding epoxide hydrolase — protein MTPFDIEVPDAELADLRQRLRHTRWPDAQTVDDWSQGV, from the coding sequence ATGACCCCGTTCGACATCGAAGTGCCGGATGCGGAGCTGGCGGACCTGCGGCAACGCCTGCGGCACACCCGCTGGCCCGACGCGCAGACCGTCGACGACTGGTCGCAGGGCGTG